The DNA segment ACGGAGAAGAGACGAAAACTCGCCCTCCAAACTCACAGTAGCTGGTTTCTTATCTTCATCATCAGACCAACCGAGATCCCTCAGCTCAGCTGCCAAATCATCTTTCCGTGGAGGCTTTTGTGATTTGCTAGATTCTTTAGTAGCAGCCTTGTTCTTCTGCGTCGCGGCGGAGACATCTCGCATGGACAGTGCTCTTTTACGGTCCTTCCTCAAGGATATCTCTAGCGCGTCCGCCTGCCTCTCAAGCTCCTTCCCTCTCTTAAAGGCCTTCAGAGCTTCTTCAGACTTCCCTTGTTGTTTGAGGACTCTGTACTTATTCTTCTCTTCTACCGCTTGTTTGCGCAACTCTTCAGGAGTAGCATCCAACTCCATACTGCTGCTGCTTCCCATTTCTTTAGATGTAACCCTGTCTGATTCGGATGAAGAAGATACATCAACATCAGATCCAAGAATCTCACTGAGAACATCATCCTCATTCTTTACGGTCCTTTTAGAGCCACCTGCTGATAATATCACAAGCCTActtaaaaccaaaaccaaatgtAAGGCGATGAGATTGGTTGAATCGTAGGATACTACTACCTTTTGCAGATCTGTTTTTGTAGCCATGACGCAGCTCAAAGCGAGCAGCTTCTTCAAGTTGCTTACAAGGATCACATATACGAACAGGTGAGTCACCTTGACCACGTAGGGACATTCGCTGCTGAGTGCAGCTACCACAGAACAAGCCCCCACATCTCCGGCAATGATGctgtaaaacaaaaacaacacatagacgaaacaaaacaaacatcTTCAGCAAATCAATAGACAGATCATTCAGTTAAGTGTTCGATTAAAAAAGATCCAAACTTTCAATCAAAAACTAGATCCAGAAGACGGAGTCCCTGAAGATCTCGAGGCAAGTATTGAATAGATCGAAACGAAGAGTAAGGAGAGAGGAGAAAGGGAAAGAGACCTTGCGATTGATGAAAGTAAATTGAGAGGAGCATCCTTGACAATGAGAAGCATCGACGACCCAACTGTTTCCTCTCAGAGAAGGCTTCGCCGGCAATCCGATCTTTTCCAACATTTTCTTGGGAAAACTAGAAAAGATCGATCGATGCTTTGAAAGTAAACGTTCGAGCAGATAGATCACTTGAAGAAGACAACCCCCTTTTCTTTTTCTCCTCTCTAATCTTATTTTTcagaattaaattataaatctcTTTCCCTTATTTTTTTCtccttaaataattaattataaatttcatcTGAATACGGTGCCGTTTAACGTACATATAAAGAGCCACCATAGACGCGAAAACTCACTAAAGCACGAAAGAGAAAACCCTAAAGAAGAAATCGCAAGAGCGGCAACAGTTCGTGCACGATGATCATCCCAGTTCGTTGCTTTACTTgtggaaaggtttgtttctccTTTTATTTCGATGATTCgttttatattaatttgaaGGACATTTTGATAGTCTCTAGCTAGGGTTACACATTTTTCTCTATCACGATAAAAGTTTTTGAGGTTCTATGAATCGTAGGTGATTGGGAACAAATGGGACACTTACCTTGATCTTCTCCAGGCTGATTACACCGAAGGGTAACTAACCCTTTTTGATTCCCTCATTATACTTACTTTtttgtgagaaaaaaaaaactctttagaGAGTCTTTGTATGTACATGATTGATCTGTTTCTCAACTTCTGTTTTGCAACTTGATCATTTTGAACTTCATATATGTTAGCTCTGTAACTTAAAGCAGGTTACTGGTATTTCGATTCTGTTGTTTGCATCTCTAGTTTAATCTTTAGCCCCCTATGCGTTAAGCTACAACATGATTTTACGTTCTCAAATTGGTTTATGTTTTTTGGAATATGCAGGGATGCTCTTGATGCGATTGGGTTAGTTCGTTACTGCTGCAGACGCATGCTTATGACTCATGTCGATCTTATCGAAAAGCTTCTTAACTACAACAGTAATAATACTATCTCCTCCATTTCATTTGCctttcttttattctttttttcttttattcattTGCCTATCTCCTCCATTTCATTTGCCTTTCTTTTATTCATTTGCTTAATTTTTTTCCTTACAGCTTTGGAGAAATCTGATGCCAATTAAAAATGATGCTATAACGAATAACATATGAGCCAAGTCTTTACCTATGAATGATGATGTTTCAATATTTTCTACTTGGCAAGTTGGGTCTAGTTTTAGACTACTTTTTGAACCACAAAAAAAGATAAACACCTCAAGTTCAAAAACAAATAGGCATTTCATAAGTAAAtcgtatatttaaattttaaacggTATGAGATATAAACAGCATGAAACTTCTCCACacaaattttattaacaaaCCACAAACTTTgcaagtaatatatatattgtataaagAGACATAAAATCGACCAACATATTATTTAAAGCCATTTTTTTATAGGAATCATATATTGAGAGTCGGAGGCCCCATATAAATTCCAATGTACATCATAGGAAAATAAAGATTCTTTAGGCCCATCGGTTTGTCTTAAAGTGCTCCACCATCTGATCATACATCTCCTCGATATCATGTTCAAATTGAAAGCCTTCATTGATGAGTTTTTCCGAGGATAGCGTCAGTTTCGCAGTTGATAAGCACTCTTCAAATCTGCCAAATTTCACAACCCAAACAAATGGTGAGAAAACAGTCAGAaactttttcttaattaaaatttgCAATTTATGTGGAGATAGATAAATGCTTACTCTGACAAAACATTGTACCGAGGATATCTTTTTCTGAGAAAATCCGCAAGCTCTGGAATATTTGTGTTGTAAGAACAACAAATGTAGCGACCAGAAGCTGTTTCTTTTTCCGCAAGAAACAGATGGGCACAAGCTAGGTCATCCACGTGGATGAACGAGATGGAGCCAGATAGCTTCTGCATTTCCTTGAGAGCGTTCAGATGCATTTCTTTCCCTAACAACAAAACCAATTAACAGAAGATGATTACATACATTATGTAAAAATGGTTTTTTggtgaataaaatttaacattcattaaaaaaagaaaaaaaatcatgtttacGGGTAATCAAAGACATCGAGAGAGATAAACTGCTCGGAGGAGGATCATCGATGAGAGTGTTTCCAGCTATGAGTGCTGGAACCACGGTAACGAGATCGATTTTATTCTCTTGCGCAAATTGATAAGCTGCCTTTTCTGCTAACACCTTTGAGATTGGGTATGCCTAGAAAAGAACAGCTAGAAGTAAGTAAACTTGGTAAGGAACAAAACCTATCTTGTGTAGCAAGTAATTATAATTTACCCAGTTAAATGGCTTCTCCTTTCTGAGAAAATCAATATCAGACCAGTTTTCTTCGGTCATCACAAGTCCAGGTCCTGAAAGATTGTTGATAGAAACCGCAGCAGCTGAAGAAGTGTAGATCACGCGCTTGACTGAGTTGGAGTTTAAGCAAGATTTCAACACGTT comes from the Brassica rapa cultivar Chiifu-401-42 chromosome A01, CAAS_Brap_v3.01, whole genome shotgun sequence genome and includes:
- the LOC103831031 gene encoding DNA-directed RNA polymerase subunit 10-like protein, with protein sequence MIIPVRCFTCGKVIGNKWDTYLDLLQADYTEGDALDAIGLVRYCCRRMLMTHVDLIEKLLNYNTLEKSDAN
- the LOC103831042 gene encoding anthocyanidin reductase — encoded protein: MTSTDQTTGTKKVCVIGGTGNLASILIDRLLQSGYEVNTTVRDPENEKKMAVLRVLQEQGDLNIFKADLTDEGSFNSPVSGCEYVFHVATPISFTSQDPEKDMINPAIQGVINVLKSCLNSNSVKRVIYTSSAAAVSINNLSGPGLVMTEENWSDIDFLRKEKPFNWAYPISKVLAEKAAYQFAQENKIDLVTVVPALIAGNTLIDDPPPSSLSLSMSLITRKEMHLNALKEMQKLSGSISFIHVDDLACAHLFLAEKETASGRYICCSYNTNIPELADFLRKRYPRYNVLSEFEECLSTAKLTLSSEKLINEGFQFEHDIEEMYDQMVEHFKTNRWA